The Pseudomonas wenzhouensis genome has a segment encoding these proteins:
- a CDS encoding DUF1145 domain-containing protein: MKALLRMGKALALIFWLVFGAALSKRLEAPFEQLVYLLAGFLAFLHVAQLWLFSSLVAARANPWLERVQILLFGIFHLYPFKAAQPRDAVAAAVLEEAAHA; encoded by the coding sequence ATGAAAGCATTGTTGAGAATGGGCAAGGCGTTGGCCTTGATCTTCTGGCTGGTCTTCGGGGCCGCCTTGAGCAAGCGTTTGGAGGCCCCTTTCGAACAGCTCGTTTACCTGCTGGCGGGTTTTCTGGCGTTCTTGCACGTCGCGCAGTTATGGCTGTTTTCCAGCCTTGTGGCGGCGCGGGCCAACCCCTGGCTGGAGCGTGTGCAGATTCTGCTGTTCGGCATTTTCCATCTGTACCCGTTCAAGGCTGCGCAGCCGCGTGATGCCGTTGCAGCCGCTGTGCTCGAGGAGGCTGCCCATGCGTAG
- a CDS encoding DUF6231 family protein — translation MTANLSTRTPQQAIAALLARYSPEKLLLLGASELPAVNAFSDAHPQCQITTAPAAPLAPELAAQRFDLALLVDCMEHLPKRDGLQLLGGIRNLNASRIAVLLDLQAAAWQETDLFALAMQASEQFQREGQTLHLFTYDLLDYKQVPDWLNAKFWANPENFGKYWW, via the coding sequence ATGACCGCCAACCTTAGCACTCGCACACCACAGCAGGCCATTGCGGCACTGCTTGCCCGCTACAGCCCCGAGAAACTGCTGCTCCTCGGTGCCAGCGAACTCCCCGCAGTCAACGCCTTTAGCGACGCTCACCCGCAGTGTCAGATCACCACTGCACCCGCAGCGCCCCTGGCGCCGGAACTGGCCGCACAGCGTTTCGACCTGGCCCTGCTGGTCGACTGTATGGAGCATTTACCCAAACGCGATGGACTGCAACTGCTGGGCGGCATCCGAAATCTCAACGCCAGCCGCATCGCGGTATTGCTTGACCTGCAGGCAGCTGCCTGGCAAGAAACCGACCTGTTCGCCCTGGCCATGCAGGCCAGCGAGCAATTCCAGCGCGAAGGGCAGACCCTGCATCTGTTCACCTATGATCTGCTCGATTACAAGCAAGTTCCGGACTGGTTGAACGCAAAGTTCTGGGCCAACCCGGAAAATTTCGGCAAGTACTGGTGGTAG
- a CDS encoding YchJ family protein, translated as MNPLDSNCPCGSGNPLSQCCGRYHAGTHAPSAELLMRSRYSAYVLGLVDYLIATTLPAQQQALDREAMAAWSAQSTWLGLEVEGGEVFGGKPEHAQVTFIARWHDTQGEHRHRECSAFVQVAERWYFLDPTVPLKAGRNDPCPCQGGQKFKKCCAPYLHG; from the coding sequence ATGAACCCTCTCGACTCCAATTGCCCCTGTGGCAGCGGCAATCCACTGAGCCAGTGCTGCGGCCGTTATCATGCCGGTACCCATGCACCCAGCGCGGAACTGCTAATGCGCTCTCGTTACAGCGCTTATGTGCTGGGCCTGGTGGACTATCTGATAGCCACCACCCTACCCGCCCAACAGCAGGCACTCGACCGTGAGGCCATGGCCGCCTGGAGCGCCCAGAGCACCTGGCTAGGCCTGGAAGTTGAGGGTGGCGAGGTGTTCGGCGGCAAACCGGAGCACGCGCAGGTCACCTTCATTGCCCGCTGGCATGACACACAAGGCGAGCATCGGCATCGCGAATGCTCCGCCTTCGTGCAGGTGGCCGAGCGCTGGTATTTCCTCGACCCGACAGTGCCTCTGAAGGCTGGTCGCAATGATCCCTGCCCCTGCCAGGGTGGGCAGAAATTCAAGAAGTGCTGCGCACCGTATCTGCACGGCTGA